In Antennarius striatus isolate MH-2024 chromosome 8, ASM4005453v1, whole genome shotgun sequence, a single window of DNA contains:
- the npy2r gene encoding neuropeptide Y receptor type 2, whose amino-acid sequence MDTSVQLNMTGVEDSHLEPKSSNCCAPTAQMEENFMKLDDSTKLLGVQVVLILAYSTIIVFGVTGNSLVIYVVYKFKNLRTVTNFFIVNLAVADLLVNTLCLPFTLVYTLYGEWKFGRALCFILPFAQGMAVHVSTVTMNIIALDRHRSIVYHMESKMSKDMCAVVIAITWAVSALLASPLAIFREYGTVDLSPDQSIEVCAERWPGSSMNGSIYSVSALLVQYGLPLVITSVAYIRIWNKLKKMCGGRNDRHRRRKKTTKMLLTMVVVFAVSWLPFHAFQLAVDIDSSVLYMKDFKLLFTAFHIVAMCSTFVNPILYGWMNNNYRTAFLSVCRCYQLFCSRSRRPPGRKTQRDKNRSCLDCKSSYV is encoded by the coding sequence ATGGATACATCGGTTCAACTAAACATGACTGGAGTGGAAGATTCACATTTGGAACCAAAATCCTCCAACTGTTGCGCACCTACAGCCCAGATGGAGGAGAACTTCATGAAGCTGGACGACAGCACCAAACTGTTAGGAGTTCAAGTCGTCCTCATCCTCGCTTATAGCACAATCATAGTGTTTGGAGTCACCGGAAACTCCCTGGTGATCTACGTCGTGTATAAGTTTAAAAATCTACGAACCGTTACCAATTTCTTCATTGTGAACTTAGCCGTGGCCGACCTGCTGGTCAACACGCTGTGCTTGCCTTTCACCCTCGTCTACACTCTGTACGGCGAGTGGAAGTTCGGCCGGGCGTTGTGTTTCATTCTTCCCTTCGCTCAAGGAATGGCGGTGCACGTTTCCACCGTCACCATGAACATCATCGCCCTGGACCGCCACCGCAGCATCGTCTACCACATGGAGTCCAAGATGTCCAAAGACATGTGCGCCGTGGTCATCGCCATCACGTGGGCCGTCAGCGCCCTGCTGGCCAGCCCGCTCGCCATCTTTAGAGAATACGGGACGGTCGACCTCTCGCCGGACCAGTCTATCGAGGTGTGCGCCGAGAGGTGGCCAGGAAGTAGCATGAACGGAAGCATCTACAGCGTATCGGCGCTTCTGGTTCAGTACGGCCTCCCCCTGGTCATCACCTCTGTGGCCTACATCCGCATCTGGAATAAACTGAAGAAGATGTGCGGAGGTCGaaatgaccgccatcggcgcaGGAAGAAGACCACCAAGATGCTGCTGACTATGGTGGTGGTCTTCGCCGTcagctggttgcctttccacGCCTTCCAGCTGGCGGTCGACATCGACAGCAGCGTGCTGTACATGAAAGATTTCAAGCTGCTTTTCACCGCGTTCCACATCGTGGCCATGTGCTCCACCTTCGTCAACCCCATCCTCTACGGGTGGATGAACAACAACTACAGGACGGCCTTTCTGTCCGTGTGTCGGTGCTACCAACTCTTCTGTTCAAGGTCGCGACGCCCCCCGGGAAGAAAGAcgcaaagagacaaaaacaggaGCTGTCTGGATTGCAAGTCGTCGTATGTATAA